The sequence below is a genomic window from Campylobacter ornithocola.
AGATGCTATTACGAAAAACATTACCATTCCAACGCCGATTAAGCAAGTTAAAACCAATGGTGATCTTTTATGGAAATTAGTTTCTATTTTGTCATTTAGTTATCAAACTCTTTTAACAAAAACATCCTTTTTTCAAGTTTTAGAAAGCTATAGCTTTCCTGATGATAAAACTTCTGAAGTAGTATGTCAATTACTTACCTCTTCAATAATTGACATACGGTCAAAACCAAGCTACTTAATTGATGAGCATATTACAAAAAAAGGCACTATGAGTATTATAAGTATAGATGATTCTAAATTTTATTCTTTGGGTGAAGTTTATAAGTTAGGATTAATAATTTCAGAATTTTTATCATCCTTTGTGAGTATTAATTCATTTTGTGAATTAAAAATTAAATGCATAAACTCAAAAGTGACTATACACTATCCTTTTAAAAAAGGAATTAAACCTATATTATGAACAATGCAAACTCTTATACCTTTTATAAACTTCTTAAAAAATTATTAAAAGATCATCCCAAAGAAGATATTTTTCTAAGGGTAAATAATGCCCTAATGCATCCTAACAAAGAAATCGAATATGTAAAATTCAATAAAAATATTAGTGATTTTCCCATTGAAATTATGATTAATTTTATGGGTCTACAAGGTAATACATCACAACTCCCTTCTTATATACTAGACAAGCTCTCTAGGAATGAGGATGGCGGGGATGGATGGAGTTTATTTTTTGATTTCTTCAATCACTATCTTCTTTGGATTTTTTTTGAAATTACCACTCTTAACAATTATCCAAAAAGTTTTGATATTAACTTCAACGATAGAATTTCTAAAATACTATTTTCTATGTTAGGTATCAATGACACAAAAATTGCAAAGAGATATCTGCCTTTTGCACCGTTATTACTAAGTTTAAGAAGACCTAAAAGTTATATTGAAAGAATTTTACAAATCACTTTTAATTTACAAAATCAATTAAATATTATAGAAAATATACCCCATCAAATTTACATAAGACACATGCAATTAAATAAATTAGGAAGTAAAAATCATATTTTAGGAAAAAATCTAATCTTAGGAAAAAAATTTCTATCTTACCAAAATAAAATAGCTATTTATATAAAAGATATACACTATGATGAAGCTTTAAAATACTTTCCAAACGCAGAAAAATACAAAGAGCTTAAAGAAAGTATATTATTTCTAACTAACAATGAATTTTGTGTTGATTTATATCTTAAAATTATTTTTAATAAAAGAATGCTGTTTAAGCTAGGAGATTACTCTCACTCCAAATTAGGATGGGGTAAAATTTTAGGAAAAAAAATAAAAAATTACGAAATAATACATATTAAACTTCATGAATAATTTTTATATTTATCAAAATATATCATTTATTCATCTATATTAAAATCAAATATATAAAATCTGAATTTTTATTATTTAAACTATTGATATTATTAAATTTTAATAATACCCAATATTATGAAAATAACCATAAATTAACAACAAGCTTATATTAATCCAAAACTCTACTTCAACCTCACATTCATAATCATATTAGATAAAAAGATACTATCTTTATCAAAGCTTTTTAAGTTATATTCTAGTTTTAAGTATCTTTTTTGTATATCTTGCATTAAAGTTGAAAGATTGTATAAACTTAAACTTTCTAATATATTTATAAGTTCTATCTTGCTTAAAGTATTAAAATCATTTAATAGTCTAAGATAATTACTTACAATAGAATAAGTATTAATACTATTAAATAAAATTTTATTTTTTATATCTTCTTTAATAAAAAATTGATTATTTTTTATATAAAAATAATCTTTAAGATGATGATTACTTAATATTTGATTATAAAAATTTAAAAGACTTTCTTTGCTGTTTAAGTCTATAAAATTTAAAAATATATTTTCTTTTAATAATACTTCTTGTAATTGTTTTAAGTTTTTAAAAGCATGATTTATACTAGAAGTATTTTTTAAAGCATAAATGATATTATCATCTTTAGAAATTTTTCTATTTATATTATATTGCAATAAAGGATTTTTATAAAGTGTATCACTATTGATTAAGATATTGATATGAAAAGATTCTTTACTTTTATTAGTTAATTGAAGCAAAGATATAACATCTTTTATAACTTGTAAAATATCATTTGCTACTTCACCATAGCCCCAAGTAAAGATAATATGATTATCATCTATATTTGTAGCACCAAATAATAAAGAAGGTGCAAAAATTAAAGCACTAAGGAATAAAATGCAAAATATTTTCATCAATTGTATTAAAGAAGTTAAAGAGTTTGTTTGGTATAATTGTATTAAGGGTGCAACGCCAAAGGGGCGCAACCCTTTAGCGTTAATTTACCGCCCAGAAGGGAGGTGAGCATAATGCTAACAAAAATTATCCTTATAATTATACTCTTAACACTTTGCTATGTCAAGGCTTATTGAGTATCCCCTGCTTTTGCAGGGTTTAGGATAATCCCTTTGGCTTTTACCAAACAAACTTTTAACTAAACTCTATCTCCTTTCTATAATTTTATTTTCTTTTTAATTAGTAGGCTTTCTTGTTAAATTCTCAAGATTGCTTTCAATCTTTTCTTGTATTTTTATAGAATCAGCTTGTATTTTATCTACATCAATACTTCCAACAATATCAGCAATAAATTCACTTAAATCTATTTCACTAAAATCTAACTTTTGAAATTCTTCTGGAGTAAATCCTCTACAATCAGGACTTTTTGGAGAACCCCAACCTCTTCCAATTTGTGGGCGTCCTTGCTCATTAAATATTCTTGCTAATTTTGAATTAAAACAACAATGTGTTTTTTTATGCTGAATGCAAGCTATGAATTTAATTTTTTTAGAGCAATATTCACCAACTTCTACACATCTATTTTGCTTATTGAGTTTTGCTATCTTTTTTTCATCTTCTTTACAAGGTACAAGCCCTATAAATACTTTATCTTTATCACAGCAACCACCCCCAGTTAAGCCAAAAAATTTGTCTTTAGAGCGACATCTATTATCTTTTTTATTAAAATAAAAATTTGTCCTCTATAAGAACCATCATCTTCCCAACCATTATTATTTTCATCATTAATACCAACTTGAGCATCTTCATCTTCGATATGGCTAGTGCTTTTTTAAAACACAACTATTACATTTAAAATAGTTATTGTTTTAAACATACAATATCTTTACTAACTTCTAAAACTATCTAAAGCATAGCATTTATATTTTATTTTACAGTATAAACAGGACATAAAATAAAATATTTAATATAGCATAATGTAGAATTATAGATATTAGAAAAATTTAAATGGTAATGATTTTAAAAAATGTTTATAGCTTTGAAAAAATAGCTAAAATTATACTAGGGGTTAAATCTTTAAAATAAGATTTAATCTACTTTAGCAATTCATATAATAGCAAATATTCTATTTTTGAAATTGTTTCTTGAATATATTTAAACACTTGCTCTTCATTAGTCAGGCAGTATTTTCTTTGTTAGAATTTAAATCCACAATATTCTTTCCTTGAAATTCACACTCTAAAAATTTTAATATATCACCTATTTAGCAAAACAATATCACTTTTTTACACATTTTTTACAATAAAATACAAAGTATGTGCAAAAGTATGTGCAAATGAAAAAATATTTCATTAAAGTATGGATATTTAGGAGTTTGGTTGGTAAATTACATGGCGACCTCGGGCACCATTTTTCTTAGATTTAGACTATACTAACCAAAATATAATCCATTTATAAAACTTAAAAACTATAAAATACAAAAAATTAAATTTACATATCAAATTTAACAAGAAGTGTTATAATATTTTTTATTATCATTTCTTTTTTTAAATCAAATACACACAAATAACAAAAATTATATAAAGTTTTATATTGAATTATACATTGACAAAAAAAGATAAAATATTTTATTATGAATTAAATTTAAAGAATCAAAACTTATTTAACACTTTTTTAAAAATAATGAAAAATAGTATTTTTAAAATAGAAAAAATTCAAGAAAATAATTTCACCGTAAGCGGAGATAAATTTACTTGTATTTATGAAAATAGTAAAAATATCATAATGACAGAATCTATCTTTGAAATAATTGCAAATTTATCTTAGATGATTTTTTAATCTTTACCAACAAACTAAAGCAGATAATAAAACAATAAATGAAACTAAATAAAACTACACACCTAAGACGCAAGATCTTATAGATCGATTTAGTTATTTTAATATATCTCAAACTTTAGATGTACAATCTTTAAAAATCAATACACAAGATATGTTTGAATTTGCACAACAAATAAATGCTATGAGAAATTATTATGAAGATAAATTTGAACAAAGTGACAAAATGGATTCAGAGCAAAAAGCTGTAAAAAAATTATCAAGAAAAAATTATACAAAAAGCCTTAAGAGATGTCTTAGATATCACTCAAGAAGAATTTGAAAAAATCTCTTTAAATAATACAAAAAAAGCACAAGATTATATCGATGATACCTTGGAGATTGAACTTTTAAAATATGCTGATATGTTTATCAATCATAAATTAGATGGTGATATTTACACATGTATAATTAAACCTTTACTTGAAGAAGAAACAAAAAATCAAATAAGTTTTATACAATCTAAATCTTTTAATAACATCAATTCTAAAGAATATTTTTTCAATTTAATAAAAGCTAGTGCGAAAGTGACATTCAAGCAAGCTCAAAAAAGTATAACAATGCAAAATTTATTATTCTTTGCAAGCACAGCTTTGTGAAATTTATAACCAAAATAATCAAAATTATAAACTAGAGAGCGAAGAAATATTTAAATTTATAGAATCTTTACCTAACTATATAATTTTTAATAAAACAAATATGGCTCTACAAGCAATCCAAACAACATAATGAAAAGAACATATTAGCCAACTTGATGATATTGAATGTTTATGATGAGTGGTAAAAAGAAGAATGTATGGAACTTTTTGTGTTAGATTGCACATATAAATCTCCAAAACTTTTAGCTTATAAAAGAATTGGTGTAAATTTAAGCGATGAGGAGATAAAAAAGAAAGAAAAAGAACTCATAGTAACAAAAAATTTAATTTTAATGCTATAAAAGCTTACAAAATTAAAAAGAGAAATGATTTTTTTAAACAGATCTTAAAAGAAGAATTAGCTCCACCACAAGAACACTAATATACTATAAATTTAAATTCTATTGAAGAAAAATACATAAAAGAAATTTTAAATTTAGATGAAAAAATAAATATTACAAATTTTCATATAAATATTATCAATTCTTCATTTAACAAAATTATCCAAAAACTTTGTGGTGATTTTTTAGCATTAGATGATGTTTTAGAACAAAGCAAAATACACGACTTAATTCACAATGATTTTAT
It includes:
- a CDS encoding type VI secretion system baseplate subunit TssG yields the protein MNNANSYTFYKLLKKLLKDHPKEDIFLRVNNALMHPNKEIEYVKFNKNISDFPIEIMINFMGLQGNTSQLPSYILDKLSRNEDGGDGWSLFFDFFNHYLLWIFFEITTLNNYPKSFDINFNDRISKILFSMLGINDTKIAKRYLPFAPLLLSLRRPKSYIERILQITFNLQNQLNIIENIPHQIYIRHMQLNKLGSKNHILGKNLILGKKFLSYQNKIAIYIKDIHYDEALKYFPNAEKYKELKESILFLTNNEFCVDLYLKIIFNKRMLFKLGDYSHSKLGWGKILGKKIKNYEIIHIKLHE